A single genomic interval of Mucilaginibacter boryungensis harbors:
- a CDS encoding sialate O-acetylesterase, whose translation MTILKKAIFLNIILMMICPVVIVQAQDGNDKHFDLYILMGQSNMAGRGPITEDIANEHNDRVYMFTKDKQWVPAKHPLHFDKPKVAGVGPGLTFGITIAQAYPEVKIGLIPCAVGGTPIEHWVPGAYDQATNTHPYDDAVERITAAMKYGIIKGVIWHQGESNSRPDKAKVYLAQLSELIQRIRTLTGNPNLPFVVGELGRYRQAYANINTQLAKLPDMIPYTAVSTSENLVHKGDTTHFDGPSAQEMGRRMAVQMLKIQASQKK comes from the coding sequence ATGACCATCCTGAAGAAAGCCATATTTTTAAATATCATTTTGATGATGATATGCCCGGTGGTTATTGTGCAAGCGCAAGATGGGAACGATAAACATTTTGATCTGTATATTTTAATGGGGCAAAGCAATATGGCCGGACGCGGCCCGATTACAGAAGACATAGCTAATGAACATAACGACCGCGTTTACATGTTTACAAAAGACAAGCAATGGGTGCCCGCCAAACATCCATTGCATTTTGACAAACCTAAAGTTGCAGGCGTAGGCCCCGGGTTAACATTTGGAATTACAATAGCGCAAGCTTATCCTGAAGTTAAAATTGGTTTGATCCCATGTGCCGTAGGGGGTACCCCCATTGAACACTGGGTGCCCGGGGCTTATGACCAGGCAACTAACACCCACCCCTATGACGACGCGGTGGAACGCATAACCGCCGCTATGAAGTACGGCATTATAAAAGGCGTTATCTGGCACCAGGGCGAAAGCAACAGCCGCCCCGACAAAGCAAAGGTATACCTTGCCCAGCTTTCCGAATTGATACAGCGCATCAGAACTTTAACTGGCAACCCAAACCTGCCATTTGTTGTTGGGGAATTAGGCCGTTACCGGCAGGCTTATGCTAATATTAATACCCAACTGGCTAAGCTACCGGATATGATACCTTATACCGCGGTTTCTACATCAGAAAACCTGGTGCACAAAGGCGACACTACCCACTTCGACGGGCCATCGGCGCAGGAAATGGGGCGTAGGATGGCTGTGCAAATGCTGAAGATCCAGGCATCGCAAAAGAAATAA
- a CDS encoding sialate O-acetylesterase, which translates to MKFIKLILLSIISQTAFGAIKLPALVGSNMILQQQSKPAIWGWATARAPITIVTSWNKKVYTATTDAKGAWEVNIATPVAGGSYTITITGDNSRQVLTNVLIGEVWFCSGQSNMEMALKGNSSPILNANEIILNADNPQLHLFTVKTAYGLTPLNDVKGQWTESTSETARNFSAIAYQFGEMLQKKLHVPVGLIVSSVGGTMIESWMSKSSLSNFPQVRVPETIADTVKQPWKQPTALFNGMIAPVMNYGIKGMIWYQGESNRQEPQLYAKLFPAMVADWRKQWSQGDFPFYYVQIAPFGSVDKTRNGPLIREAQLKAMSLIPNSGMASAMDVGMEKNIHYTDKTIPAHRLGYWALGKTYGIKGIGYNAPLLKNMTITENKVLLAFDNAPYLTSHEKPLTLFEVAGSDKVFYPAKATIKMNTVEVSSDKVPNPVAVRYAFKEFA; encoded by the coding sequence ATGAAATTTATCAAACTGATCTTACTAAGCATTATCAGTCAAACTGCTTTTGGCGCCATTAAGTTGCCTGCATTGGTAGGCAGCAACATGATATTACAACAACAGTCTAAACCAGCCATCTGGGGCTGGGCTACGGCACGGGCACCTATCACCATAGTAACCTCATGGAATAAAAAGGTTTATACCGCAACTACCGACGCTAAAGGCGCATGGGAAGTAAACATAGCTACACCTGTTGCCGGCGGCTCATATACCATTACTATAACCGGCGATAATAGTAGGCAGGTATTAACTAACGTGCTTATTGGCGAGGTTTGGTTTTGTTCGGGTCAATCGAACATGGAGATGGCGCTTAAGGGCAACTCCTCGCCTATTTTAAATGCGAACGAGATTATCCTGAATGCCGATAATCCGCAGCTGCATTTGTTTACCGTAAAAACCGCTTATGGCCTTACACCACTTAATGATGTAAAAGGTCAGTGGACTGAATCGACATCAGAAACCGCCCGAAACTTTAGCGCAATTGCTTACCAATTTGGCGAAATGCTGCAAAAGAAACTACACGTACCCGTAGGCTTAATTGTATCGAGTGTGGGCGGCACTATGATAGAATCGTGGATGAGCAAGAGCAGTTTGTCAAATTTCCCGCAGGTAAGAGTACCTGAGACAATTGCGGACACCGTAAAGCAGCCCTGGAAACAGCCGACAGCTTTGTTTAACGGCATGATAGCTCCCGTTATGAATTATGGCATTAAAGGGATGATTTGGTACCAGGGCGAAAGTAACCGGCAAGAGCCGCAGTTGTATGCCAAACTTTTCCCGGCCATGGTGGCCGACTGGCGCAAACAATGGAGCCAGGGCGATTTCCCTTTTTATTATGTACAAATAGCACCATTTGGTTCGGTTGATAAAACCCGCAACGGTCCGCTAATACGCGAGGCACAATTAAAGGCCATGAGTTTAATACCTAACTCAGGTATGGCATCAGCCATGGATGTTGGCATGGAAAAGAACATTCATTATACCGATAAAACAATTCCGGCACACCGATTGGGGTATTGGGCTTTGGGTAAAACTTATGGCATAAAAGGGATTGGCTATAACGCGCCACTGCTAAAGAATATGACCATAACCGAAAACAAGGTTTTGCTTGCATTTGATAACGCGCCCTACCTGACATCACACGAAAAACCCCTAACCTTATTTGAAGTAGCCGGTAGCGACAAGGTATTCTATCCTGCAAAAGCTACTATTAAAATGAATACCGTTGAAGTTAGCAGCGATAAAGTACCGAACCCTGTTGCTGTGCGCTATGCGTTTAAAGAGTTTGCATAG
- a CDS encoding RagB/SusD family nutrient uptake outer membrane protein → MKLYYKICLGLSLGAALASCKKSALVENPPNIIVADNLFSTYDGFQNALNGLYYEVRRSRSGVSTSDPVNDMMFEMNVIGTDNGYGNYVTTNTEGIFNTWGALNNAGQGYYSKTWAYLYETINAANTIIGRSDASTVLTAAQRNSVQAEARCIRAWAYRHLTYLWGDVPLRLTESTGENIRTDYDRTPVAQVRAQMKTDWIFADQYLPETSSNNGKLIKGVAEHYLAETYLAEGKNDSAKIWATKVTSNNNYRLVTARYGVNASKPGTAFTDMFLDGNSNRSEGNTEALWVLQNEINVIGGEGNNIMRRYWVNRYYSLTVKGTDGKSTSPFAPSADYGGRGIGRLGPTKWAFSIYENTDDRGSDFAWRFSYAINTNPPKGYTLGQVVPVDRTAKEKVSNPNYPNTRKWDYTSPLDVNGSQSYNDQVFLRSADTWLLLAEADFKLGDMPGAVTALNTVRRRSHASDITAAQVTLDFILDERSRELFTEEERRYTLLRTDTWLARTKLNNAIAGPNITDRDKLLPIPQDVIDANLTKKFPQNPGY, encoded by the coding sequence ATGAAACTCTATTATAAAATATGTTTGGGACTAAGCCTGGGGGCTGCCCTCGCATCATGTAAAAAATCGGCGCTGGTTGAAAACCCGCCTAATATAATTGTTGCCGATAACTTGTTCAGTACTTATGATGGCTTTCAAAATGCTTTGAACGGACTGTATTATGAAGTGCGCCGCAGCCGTTCGGGGGTAAGCACATCCGACCCGGTGAACGATATGATGTTTGAAATGAACGTAATAGGTACCGACAACGGTTATGGTAACTATGTAACCACTAATACCGAAGGCATATTTAATACCTGGGGCGCGCTAAACAACGCCGGACAGGGCTATTACAGTAAAACATGGGCTTATTTATATGAAACCATTAATGCCGCTAACACCATTATAGGCCGCTCAGATGCGAGTACAGTATTAACTGCTGCCCAGCGTAATTCGGTACAAGCCGAAGCACGTTGCATCAGGGCATGGGCTTATCGCCATTTAACTTATTTGTGGGGCGATGTTCCGTTAAGATTAACCGAATCGACCGGTGAAAACATAAGAACAGATTATGACCGCACCCCTGTTGCCCAGGTACGCGCGCAAATGAAAACCGACTGGATATTTGCCGACCAGTATCTACCCGAAACCAGCAGCAATAACGGCAAACTAATTAAAGGCGTTGCCGAACATTACCTGGCCGAAACCTATTTGGCCGAAGGCAAGAACGACTCAGCAAAAATTTGGGCCACCAAGGTAACCAGTAATAATAATTATAGGTTAGTAACCGCCCGTTACGGCGTTAACGCCAGTAAACCCGGGACGGCATTTACTGATATGTTCTTAGACGGCAACTCAAACCGCAGCGAAGGTAACACCGAAGCTCTTTGGGTTTTACAGAATGAGATAAATGTAATTGGCGGCGAAGGCAATAATATTATGCGCCGCTACTGGGTTAACCGCTATTATTCCTTAACTGTTAAGGGCACCGATGGTAAATCAACCAGCCCCTTTGCCCCAAGTGCCGATTATGGCGGCCGGGGTATTGGCAGGTTGGGGCCAACCAAATGGGCTTTTAGTATTTATGAAAATACGGATGATCGCGGCAGCGATTTTGCCTGGAGATTTTCATACGCAATTAATACAAATCCGCCAAAGGGTTATACCTTGGGCCAGGTAGTCCCTGTTGACCGTACAGCCAAAGAAAAAGTGAGTAACCCTAATTATCCAAACACCCGCAAATGGGATTACACCAGTCCGCTGGATGTTAATGGTTCGCAAAGCTATAACGATCAGGTGTTTTTGCGCAGTGCCGATACCTGGCTACTGCTGGCTGAAGCTGATTTTAAACTGGGCGATATGCCCGGCGCGGTTACGGCATTGAATACTGTACGCAGGCGTTCTCATGCATCAGATATTACTGCGGCACAGGTAACCCTTGATTTTATTCTGGATGAACGCTCGCGCGAGTTATTTACCGAAGAAGAAAGGCGGTATACGCTGCTGCGTACCGACACCTGGTTGGCACGTACAAAATTAAATAATGCTATTGCAGGGCCAAACATTACAGACCGTGATAAGCTATTGCCAATTCCCCAGGATGTTATTGATGCCAACCTGACAAAAAAATTCCCGCAAAACCCGGGATATTGA
- a CDS encoding phytoene desaturase family protein — protein sequence MNYDAVIVGSGPNGLAASILLQQHGLSVLIIEGKNKIGGGLRTEELTLPGYLHDVCSAIHPLAAASPFFETLPLEGYGLEYIYPEIAAAHPFDDGTAAILKHSLPQTAKLLRIDDTAYTRLIQPLVDSWQHLAPELLAPFHIPKHTVNMARFGWDGLKPATILARNFKTEKAKSLLAGMAAHSIQPLSNMATSAVAMVLMANAHLKGWPMPKGGSVKIAEALAGYFKALGGAIETGTYITSLDQLPPAKALLFDVTPRQLLKIAGHKFSSIYKWQLERYKYGAGVFKIDWALADVIPFKAIEAREAGTVHLGNTMQEIAAGEQMIWNGQHPEKPFVLLAQQSIFDKTRAPEGKHTGWAYCHVPAGSEKDMTDIIEQQVERFAPGFRERILAKHTFNTHQIEEYNPNYIGGDINGGLMDITQLFTRPVLRRSPYTTSAKGIYICSSATPPGGGVHGMCGYHAAKKALKEVFGIRTLTS from the coding sequence GTGAATTACGACGCAGTAATAGTAGGATCGGGACCTAACGGGCTTGCGGCAAGTATACTGTTGCAGCAGCATGGGTTATCGGTTTTAATTATTGAGGGTAAAAATAAAATAGGTGGTGGCCTGCGCACTGAAGAACTTACCCTACCCGGCTACTTGCACGATGTATGTTCGGCTATTCATCCATTGGCGGCCGCTTCACCTTTTTTTGAAACATTACCGCTTGAAGGTTATGGGTTGGAGTACATCTATCCTGAAATAGCCGCTGCGCACCCTTTCGATGATGGTACGGCAGCCATTCTAAAACATTCATTACCCCAAACGGCAAAATTATTAAGGATAGATGACACTGCTTATACCAGGCTGATACAACCCCTTGTTGATTCATGGCAACATCTTGCCCCTGAATTACTTGCGCCATTTCATATCCCAAAGCACACTGTTAACATGGCACGATTTGGCTGGGATGGCTTAAAACCCGCCACCATATTGGCCAGAAATTTTAAAACAGAAAAAGCCAAATCCCTTTTAGCAGGGATGGCGGCGCATAGTATACAGCCGCTTAGTAATATGGCTACATCTGCCGTGGCGATGGTATTAATGGCCAATGCACATTTAAAAGGCTGGCCTATGCCCAAAGGCGGTTCAGTTAAAATTGCAGAGGCACTGGCGGGTTATTTTAAAGCCTTAGGCGGCGCTATTGAAACAGGAACATATATTACCTCGCTTGACCAACTACCTCCCGCCAAAGCACTTTTATTTGATGTTACGCCACGTCAATTGCTTAAAATTGCCGGACACAAATTTTCATCAATTTATAAGTGGCAGCTGGAACGTTACAAGTATGGTGCAGGAGTTTTTAAAATAGATTGGGCCCTGGCCGATGTGATCCCCTTTAAGGCTATTGAAGCAAGAGAGGCAGGGACAGTACACCTGGGCAATACTATGCAGGAAATTGCAGCAGGCGAGCAAATGATATGGAATGGCCAACATCCCGAAAAACCCTTTGTATTGCTTGCCCAGCAAAGCATCTTTGATAAAACCCGCGCGCCGGAAGGTAAACATACTGGCTGGGCATACTGCCACGTACCGGCTGGATCGGAAAAAGATATGACCGATATTATTGAACAACAGGTAGAACGTTTTGCCCCTGGATTTCGCGAACGGATACTGGCTAAGCATACGTTCAATACTCACCAGATAGAGGAATATAACCCAAACTACATTGGCGGCGATATTAACGGGGGATTGATGGATATTACGCAGTTATTTACCCGGCCGGTACTTCGGCGCTCACCGTATACTACATCAGCAAAAGGTATTTACATCTGTTCATCTGCCACGCCGCCAGGTGGGGGTGTGCATGGCATGTGCGGGTATCACGCAGCAAAAAAAGCGCTGAAGGAAGTGTTTGGGATACGCACCCTAACTTCCTAA
- a CDS encoding M20/M25/M40 family metallo-hydrolase produces the protein MKTNHNPTRFAVLHKAKPFVLGMLFCTGITMAQSNKPVIDAIIKEETTNSQLEKLAHELFDGIGPRLVGTPQMKQANDWAVEKYKSWGIDAHNEKWGEWRGWERGISHIDMISPRVKSLEGTQLAWSPGMGKKTVTAEVIILPDLADSVAFQQWLPNVKGKFVMVSVNQVTGRPDDNLTQFALKETMAKLKADQAAATQAWAKRIRNTGFTTKTLPVALENAGAAGIITNTWSAGFGVDKIFSAYTKKVPTVDIALEDYTLMYRLIEGGTKPVISMHCESKELGTVPTFNTIAEIKGTEKPDEYVMLSAHFDSWDGGTGATDNGTGTLTMMEAMRILKLVYPHPKRTILVGHWGSEEEGLNGSKAFVEDHPEIVKNLQALFNQDNGTGRVINISGQGFADSKNFIPRWLAGAPDTIKNRIKTNFPGSPSGGGSDNASFVMAGAPGFGISSLNWSYFNYTWHTNRDTYDKIIFDDVRNNAMLAAMLVYMASEDPEKTSTVKAEGVKWPVATKATRRGMLDK, from the coding sequence ATGAAAACCAACCACAACCCTACCCGCTTTGCTGTTTTGCATAAAGCGAAGCCTTTTGTTTTAGGTATGCTGTTTTGCACAGGCATTACTATGGCACAAAGCAATAAACCTGTTATTGATGCTATTATAAAAGAGGAAACCACCAATTCGCAGCTGGAAAAACTGGCGCATGAATTATTTGATGGTATTGGCCCGCGTTTAGTAGGCACACCGCAAATGAAACAGGCTAACGATTGGGCTGTTGAAAAATACAAAAGCTGGGGTATTGATGCCCATAACGAAAAATGGGGCGAATGGCGTGGCTGGGAAAGAGGCATATCACATATCGATATGATATCGCCAAGGGTTAAATCGCTGGAGGGTACGCAACTGGCCTGGAGCCCGGGCATGGGCAAAAAAACCGTAACCGCCGAGGTGATCATACTGCCCGACCTGGCAGATTCAGTGGCCTTTCAGCAATGGCTGCCTAATGTTAAAGGGAAATTTGTAATGGTATCGGTAAACCAGGTAACCGGCAGGCCGGACGATAACCTAACGCAATTTGCGCTTAAAGAAACGATGGCCAAATTAAAGGCCGACCAGGCTGCAGCCACACAAGCCTGGGCTAAGCGTATACGCAATACCGGTTTTACTACTAAAACGCTGCCTGTGGCTTTAGAAAACGCAGGCGCCGCAGGTATTATCACTAACACATGGTCGGCGGGGTTTGGGGTCGATAAGATATTTAGCGCCTATACTAAAAAAGTTCCTACGGTCGATATCGCATTAGAGGATTATACCTTAATGTACCGCTTAATTGAGGGCGGCACCAAACCGGTTATCAGTATGCATTGCGAATCGAAAGAATTGGGCACTGTGCCAACGTTCAATACCATTGCTGAAATTAAAGGCACTGAAAAACCCGATGAATATGTAATGTTATCGGCCCACTTCGACTCGTGGGATGGCGGCACCGGCGCTACCGATAATGGTACAGGCACCCTTACCATGATGGAGGCCATGCGTATACTGAAACTGGTTTATCCGCACCCAAAACGCACGATACTGGTTGGGCATTGGGGCAGCGAAGAAGAAGGACTGAATGGCTCGAAAGCGTTTGTAGAAGATCATCCTGAAATTGTAAAGAACCTGCAAGCGCTATTTAACCAGGATAATGGCACAGGCCGTGTGATTAACATCAGCGGCCAGGGTTTTGCCGATTCAAAAAACTTTATCCCGCGCTGGTTAGCCGGTGCGCCTGATACTATTAAAAATCGTATTAAAACCAATTTCCCGGGCTCACCAAGCGGCGGCGGCTCTGACAATGCCTCGTTTGTGATGGCCGGCGCACCAGGCTTTGGCATCAGCTCGTTAAACTGGTCGTACTTTAACTATACCTGGCACACCAACCGTGATACTTACGATAAGATAATTTTTGACGATGTACGCAACAATGCCATGTTAGCCGCCATGCTGGTATATATGGCCAGTGAAGACCCGGAAAAAACATCGACCGTAAAAGCCGAAGGTGTGAAATGGCCGGTAGCTACAAAGGCTACGCGACGGGGAATGCTGGATAAGTAA
- a CDS encoding SusC/RagA family TonB-linked outer membrane protein, which produces MRQFYQKLLRLLVLLVAITGMLKTTAYAQQGIPVTGTVIDNTNLPLISVSVTVKGKPGGVVTDANGKFSITVPNEQSVLQFSYVGYVGEQRTVGKTRQFNITMTADAKGLNEVVVVGYGTQKRKDITGAVTSVDPKRLENLPNTSYVQALEGAIPGLTVTQTAGGAEGNSNSIAIRGRRSISAQNDPLVILDGIPYNGSASDINPGDIASIDILKDASAAAIYGSRGANGVILITTKKGVTGPPVISYDGSYGVQKLGKLPQLMSPQEFYDFKNARYPGIMTASEQAVHDAGNYPDYFKMGTRTGNRNNQSVSVRGGGNNSKFFVSANYLDVQGVTVNDLFKRLSTRANIDVDVTKWLTYGTATTLNYDDRSGLNPTITGDGSIYSFNPLTTAYNADGTLTVYPWPEKTAWANPLSPTLANNSDHTYSLFTTNYAIVKLPVKGLQYRINTGIRYAARNNYTYYGRNSKRGLEALGELNKVDDLGTDYTIENIIDFNRTFGKHTIAFTGLYSYENNVATNNSLNGQGFPNDVLTFYQPDQALALKPSSSYSKRTLLSQMGRLNYSYSSKYLLTLTARRDGASPFGEDKKYSFFPSAAIGWNISNEDFMKNVRAVSNLKLRLSYGSNGNQAVGVYSTFAGLGSTPYINGVTTAAGYIPNKLGDNSLHWETTNSFNAGLDFGLLNGRINGSIDVYSSHTHDLLLSRSISTVSGVSRITQNIGKTANKGVDIGVNSTNIQTKDFSWSTNATFTLNRNKIVDLYGNAKDDTLNTWFIGQPVDNNFGYKYGGVWQTTDDLTKSPQPNTKAGFAKVVDVNGDGKITPSDRTLLPGLQPSFAYGLGNTFIYKSWAFYVFVSGVQGVTKDNGALVDNVNTEVEKNTYVKNYWTPTNPTNDYYANANQVTGYLPNIYGVHIFQNASYLRVRDLLLSYSLPKSIMNKIKFSRFKVYVEARNLFTVTPWKGFDPELSDQAGGIPLQKEVIFGINVSL; this is translated from the coding sequence ATGAGACAATTTTATCAAAAATTGCTTAGGCTGCTGGTACTGCTTGTTGCCATAACCGGCATGCTAAAAACCACTGCTTATGCGCAACAAGGTATCCCCGTAACGGGAACTGTTATTGACAATACCAACCTGCCGCTAATAAGTGTTAGTGTAACTGTTAAAGGCAAACCAGGCGGCGTTGTTACCGATGCCAACGGTAAATTCTCGATTACCGTTCCTAACGAGCAGTCGGTACTTCAATTTTCCTATGTCGGCTATGTAGGCGAGCAACGCACGGTTGGCAAAACGCGCCAATTTAACATTACTATGACTGCCGATGCAAAAGGCCTTAACGAAGTTGTAGTGGTAGGTTACGGTACGCAAAAGCGGAAAGATATCACCGGCGCTGTAACTTCGGTTGATCCAAAACGATTAGAGAACCTGCCTAATACCAGTTACGTACAGGCGCTGGAAGGTGCGATACCGGGACTTACCGTTACCCAAACTGCCGGTGGAGCCGAAGGTAATAGTAACAGCATTGCCATTCGTGGCCGCCGTTCTATTTCGGCTCAAAACGATCCACTAGTAATTTTGGATGGTATCCCCTACAATGGTAGCGCATCCGACATTAATCCCGGCGATATCGCCAGTATAGATATACTGAAAGACGCTTCCGCAGCAGCTATTTATGGCTCCCGCGGTGCTAACGGCGTTATATTGATTACTACCAAAAAAGGTGTTACCGGTCCGCCTGTTATTTCCTACGACGGATCATACGGCGTACAAAAGCTGGGCAAATTGCCGCAGTTAATGTCTCCGCAGGAGTTTTACGATTTTAAAAATGCCCGTTACCCAGGTATCATGACTGCCTCTGAACAAGCCGTGCACGATGCTGGCAATTATCCCGATTATTTTAAAATGGGTACCCGCACCGGCAACCGTAATAACCAAAGTGTTTCTGTACGCGGGGGCGGCAATAATTCAAAATTCTTTGTTTCGGCTAACTACCTGGATGTCCAGGGTGTGACTGTTAACGACCTTTTCAAACGGCTATCAACCCGTGCAAATATTGATGTAGATGTAACCAAATGGTTAACCTACGGAACTGCTACTACATTGAATTATGACGACAGAAGCGGTTTAAACCCAACCATAACCGGCGATGGCAGCATTTATAGCTTTAACCCGCTTACTACCGCTTACAATGCCGATGGGACATTAACCGTTTATCCATGGCCCGAAAAAACAGCCTGGGCTAATCCTTTGTCACCAACCCTGGCAAACAATTCCGATCACACTTATTCCCTGTTTACCACCAACTATGCTATTGTAAAACTACCTGTTAAAGGTTTGCAGTACCGCATTAATACCGGTATACGGTATGCTGCAAGAAATAATTATACCTACTATGGCCGTAACAGCAAACGTGGCCTGGAAGCATTGGGCGAATTAAATAAAGTTGATGACCTTGGTACAGACTACACCATTGAAAACATCATCGACTTTAACCGTACATTCGGCAAACATACCATTGCTTTTACGGGCTTATATAGCTATGAAAATAATGTAGCGACAAACAATTCGTTAAATGGGCAAGGTTTCCCTAATGATGTGCTGACCTTTTACCAACCCGACCAGGCTTTAGCCTTGAAACCATCCAGCAGTTATTCAAAACGGACTTTGCTTTCGCAGATGGGGAGGTTAAACTATTCCTATAGCAGCAAATACCTGTTAACCTTAACCGCACGCCGCGATGGCGCCTCTCCTTTCGGCGAAGATAAAAAGTATTCGTTCTTCCCATCAGCGGCAATTGGCTGGAATATCAGCAACGAGGACTTTATGAAAAACGTAAGGGCTGTATCTAACCTTAAACTGCGTTTATCTTACGGTAGCAACGGCAACCAGGCGGTGGGCGTTTACAGCACATTCGCAGGCTTAGGTTCTACTCCATATATAAACGGTGTTACTACAGCTGCCGGTTATATCCCTAATAAACTGGGTGATAATTCATTACACTGGGAAACCACCAACTCATTCAACGCCGGCCTTGATTTTGGTTTGCTGAACGGCCGTATTAATGGCAGCATCGATGTTTATTCATCACATACACACGATCTATTGTTGAGCCGGTCCATTTCCACCGTATCCGGAGTTAGCCGCATCACACAAAATATTGGTAAAACGGCTAATAAAGGTGTTGATATTGGTGTTAACAGCACTAACATCCAGACTAAAGATTTTAGCTGGAGCACCAACGCTACTTTTACTCTTAACCGCAACAAGATTGTCGATTTATATGGCAACGCGAAAGACGATACCCTGAATACCTGGTTTATTGGTCAACCTGTAGATAATAACTTTGGTTACAAATATGGCGGCGTATGGCAAACAACCGACGATCTGACCAAATCGCCGCAACCAAATACCAAAGCAGGTTTTGCCAAAGTAGTTGATGTAAATGGCGACGGTAAGATCACCCCTTCCGACCGCACATTGTTGCCAGGCTTACAGCCAAGCTTTGCTTACGGTTTAGGCAATACCTTTATCTACAAAAGCTGGGCGTTCTATGTGTTTGTTTCGGGTGTGCAGGGCGTTACAAAAGATAACGGGGCACTGGTTGACAACGTAAACACTGAAGTAGAAAAAAACACTTATGTGAAAAACTACTGGACGCCAACAAACCCCACCAACGATTATTACGCCAACGCCAACCAGGTAACTGGATACCTTCCTAATATTTATGGCGTACATATTTTCCAAAATGCAAGCTATCTGAGGGTTAGGGATCTGTTGCTTTCATACTCATTGCCAAAATCCATCATGAATAAAATAAAATTCAGCAGGTTTAAGGTTTATGTAGAGGCACGCAACTTATTCACTGTTACACCGTGGAAAGGTTTCGATCCGGAACTGAGCGATCAGGCTGGTGGCATACCATTGCAGAAAGAGGTGATTTTTGGTATTAACGTAAGTTTATAA